One Triticum dicoccoides isolate Atlit2015 ecotype Zavitan chromosome 4B, WEW_v2.0, whole genome shotgun sequence genomic window carries:
- the LOC119290934 gene encoding putative E3 ubiquitin-protein ligase SINA-like 6: MDLTVLHCPLCLHPLTPPVYECKGGHLACADCRVERPGNQRQCQKCERGGGFDVRNMAVDAVISSLRVECSHEGCGLYITYHKLADHQSMCPLAPCICPVPVCGYEGPPPAFYHHISNAHPMPVHRIQYGKVLQLQVPLSEPRILLFAEEDRRVFFLVGGVLNIGAPITVSVVCIRAGASPLPHYWARLWANGPPGEPKGTTDAVEVEMEVTSSKDPSDIDVQELTFLTVPPKLMAGAKLVSLHIQIDKLTS, encoded by the exons atggacctcaccgtgctccactgccccttgtgcctccaccccttgacgcctccagtgtatgag tgcaagggagggcacctggcctgcgcagactgccgcgtcgagcgccccgggaaccagcggcagtgccagaagtgcgagcgcggtggtggcttcgacgtgcggaacatggCAGTGGACGCCGTCATTTCGTCGCTAAGGGTGGAGTGCtcacacgaaggctgtgggctctacataacttaccacaagctcgccgatcaccagagcatgtgtccgctcgcgccctgcatatgccccgtgcccgtctgcggctacgaaggcccgccgccggcgttctaccaccacatcagcaacgcgcatcccatgcccgtgcacaggatccagtacggcaaggtgctccagctgcaagtgccactgtcggagccacggatcttgctgttcgcggaggaggaccgccgcgtGTTTTTCTTGGTTGGCGGCGTGCtcaacatcggcgcgcctatcaccgtgtcggtcgtctgcatcagagcgggggcatccccactgccgcactattgGGCcaggctgtgggcgaacggcccgccgggggagcccaaaggcacgaccgacgctgtcgaggtggaaatggaggtgacaagcagcaaggatcccagcgacatcgacgtgcaggagctgaccttcttgacagttccgcccaagctgatggccggggctaagcttgtgtccctccacattcagattgacaagctcacgtcctaa